Proteins from one Dermacentor variabilis isolate Ectoservices chromosome 1, ASM5094787v1, whole genome shotgun sequence genomic window:
- the LOC142559351 gene encoding uncharacterized protein KIAA1143 homolog, producing MAKRSSVTCVKPSDPPFLRKLKERVGYKESPTVDTKREEHQPVDTVDPDLDDEKPVVVVLKAGDLTAEEAEIYSQREVSYNEPADGKIMFKKPTKRKDSTTTTDGKAKRVKEVDKSRRQQVNSIRDSRLLSFGDNDDED from the exons ATGGCTAAAAGAAGTAGTGTCACATGCGTAAAACCATCGGACCCTCCGTTCTTGAGGAAGCTTAAGGAGCGCGTCGGCTACAAAGAAAGCCCGACGGTCGACACGAAG AGGGAAGAACACCAACCTGTGGACACTGTAGACCCCGACCTCGATGACGAAAAGCCTGTCGTCGTCGTTCTCAAGGCGGGTGATTTGACTGCTGAGGAAGCTGAAATCTACAGTCAAAGAGAAG TTTCATATAATGAGCCTGCTGATGGCAAGATAATGttcaagaagccaacaaaaaggAAAGACAGCACCACTACAACAGATGGGAAAGCCAAGAGGGTCAAGGAGGTTGACAAAAGCCGCCGCCAGCAAGTGAACTCCATTAGAGACAGCCGTCTTCTGTCTTTTGGTGACAATGACGATGAGGACTAA